The following is a genomic window from Streptomyces chrestomyceticus JCM 4735.
CACCCGGAATGCCCGCAGACGATCACGTCACGGACGCCGAGCACGGCCAGCGCGTACTCGATGCTGGACGACACCGCGTCGGGGGCCGGCCCGTACACCGGCACGAGGTTCCCGGCCGTACGGATCACGAACAGCTCACCGGGCCCGCACTGGGTGAGCAGCTCCGGTACCACCCTGGCGTCGGAGCAGCCGATGAACAGCGCGCCCGGCCGGTGGCTGGAGGCGAGCCGTTCGAAGAGGGCCGCTCTGGCGGGGTGGACGTCGCGCCGGAAGCGCCGGACGCCGTCGGTGAGGTCGGGGTGCACAGCCACTCCTTGCTGAGGGGAACCGGCCGGGAAGCCGATGTCTCCACCATGCGTGACCTGCCGCTATAGCGTCCAAGACGTGCAACTCATGGCAGCTATCAGCGCTGCCTATAGCTGCTGCTCGGGACCGCTTACAGTGGCCGGTATGGCCCTGGAACTGCGCCACCTCCGCTATCTGCTCGCGGTGGCCGAGCACGCCAACTTCACCCGCGCCGCCGAAGCCCTGCACGTCTCGCAGCCCACCCTCTCCCAGCAGGTCAGACAACTGGAGCGGACGCTGAAGGTGCAACTGCTGGACCGTACGGGCCGCACCGTGCGGCTGACCGACGCCGGCGCGGCGTACGCGCACTACGCCCGCAGCGCGCTGCGGGACCTGGAGGCGGCCGAGCGCGCCGTGCTGGACGTACGGGACCTGTCGCGCGGGACGCTGCGCCTGGCCACGACGCCGACCTTCACCGCGTACCTCGTCGGCCCGCTGGCCGGGGAATTCCACACCCGGCACCCGGGCATCTCGCTGACCCTGCGCGAGATGCCGCAGGAGTTGATGGAGTCGGCGCTGCTGGCGGACGAACTGGACCTCGGCATCGCGTTCAGCGGGCCGCACCTGCCGGGTGTCACCGGCACCGAGCTGTTCACCGAGTCCCTCAGCCTGGTCGTCGGCCCCACCCACCCGTACGCCGGCCGGACGGCGCCGCTGCCGATCCGCTCCCTGCGCGACCACCGCCTGGCGCTGCTCAGCGCGGACTTCGCCACCCGCCTGCACATCGACACGCACTTCGGCGAGCACGGGGTGCGGCCGGACATCGCGGTGGAGGCCAACTCCATCACGACCCTCACCGAACTGATCCGGCGCACTCCCCTGGCCACCGTGCTGCCCGACGCCATCACCCGCGAACAGCCCGGCCTGCACCCCGTCGCCCTCTCCCCCGCGCTCCCCGCCCGCACGGTGACGCTCCTGTACCGGGAAACGGCCTACCGCAGCGCCGCGTCCGGCGCCTTCGCGCGGCTGGCCCGGGAGTGGGGGCGGGAGCACGGGGACGGGCCGGGGCAGGGCTGAGGGGCCTTCGGGGACGTCACTGTCGTGAGCCACGAGCTACGCCACCCGGCAGCCGGCGCCGGGGGTACAAACGCAGAAAGCCCCGCACCATACGGTGCGGGGCTTCCCACTATCAAAAATTGTTCGGCGGCGTCCTACTCTCCCACAGGGTCCCCCCTGCAGTACCATCGGCGCTGAAAGGCTTAGCTTCCGGGTTCGAAATGTAACCGGGCGTTTCCCTAACGCTATGACCACCGAAACACTATGAAGATGAACTCCAGCCGACAAGGCGAGTTCGTTACTTCAGAACTAACACAGTGGACGCGAGCAACTGAGGACAAGCCCTCGGCCTATTAGTACCAGTCAACTCCACCCGTTACCAGGCTTCCATATCTGGCCTATCAACCCAGTCGTCTACTGGGAGCCTTACCCTCTCAAGGAGGAGGGAGCCCTCATCTCGAAGCAGGCTTCCCGCTTAGATGCTTTCAGCGGTTATCCTTTCCGAACGTAGCCAACCAGCCATGCCCTTGGCAGGACAACTGGCACACCAGAGGTTCGTCCGTCCCGGTCCTCTCGTACTAGGGACAGCCCTTCTCAAGACTCCTACGCGCACAGCGGATAGGGACCGAACTGTCTCACGACGTTCTAAACCCAGCTCGCGTACCGCTTTAATGGGCGAACAGCCCAACCCTTGGGACCGACTCCAGCCCCAGGATGCGACGAGCCGACATCGAGGTGCCAAACCATCCCGTCGATATGGACTCTTGGGGAAGATCAGCCTGTTATCCCCGGGGTACCTTTTATCCGTTGAGCGACGGCGCTTCCACAAGCCACCGCCGGATCACTAGTCCCTACTTTCGTACCTGCTCGACCCGTCAGTCTCACAGTCAAGCTCCCTTGTGCACTTACACTCAACACCTGATTGCCAACCAGGCTGAGGGAACCTTTGGGCGCCTCCGTTACTCTTTAGGAGGCAACCGCCCCAGTTAAACTACCCACCAGACACTGTCCCTGATCCGGATCACGGACCCAGGTTAGACATCCAGCACGACCAGAGTGGTATTTCAACAACGACTCCCCCGCCACTGGCGTGACGAGTTCACAGTCTCCCACCTATCCTACACAAGCCGAACCGAACACCAATATCAAGCTATAGTAAAGGTCCCGGGGTCTTTCCGTCCTGCTGCGCGAAACGAGCATCTTTACTCGTAGTGCAATTTCACCGGGCCTATGGTTGAGACAGTCGAGAAGTCGTTACGCCATTCGTGCAGGTCGGAACTTACCCGACAAGGAATTTCGCTACCTTAGGATGGTTATAGTTACCACCGCCGTTTACTGGCGCTTAAGTTCTCAGCTTCGCCCCACCGAAATGAAGCTAACCGGTCCCCTTAACGTTCCAGCACCGGGCAGGCGTCAGTCCGTATACATCGCCTTACGGCTTCGCACGGACCTGTGTTTTTAGTAAACAGTCGCTTCTCGCTGGTCTCTGCGGCCACCACCAGCTCAGAGTGCAAGACCCATCACCAGCAATGGCCCCCCTTCTCCCGAAGTTACGGGGGCATTTTGCCGAGTTCCTTAACCATAGTTCACCCGAACGCCTCGGTATTCTCTACCTGACCACCTGAGTCGGTTTAGGGTACGGGCCGCCATGAAACTCGCTAGAGGCTTTTCTCGACAGCATAGGATCATCCACTTCACCACAATCGGCTCGGCATCAGGTCTCAGACTTCATGCACGACGGATTTGCCTACCGTGCGTCCTACACCCTTACCCCGGGACAACCACCGCCCGGGCTGGACTACCTTCCTGCGTCACCCCATCACTCACCTACTACCACCTTGGATCAGCGGCTCCACCACTCCCCTTTGTCCGAAGACTCCAGGGCGGCTTCACGGCCTTAGCATTAATGGATTCGATGTTTGGCGCTTCAAAGCGGGTACCGGAATATCAACCGGTTGTCCATCGACTACGCCTGTCGGCCTCGCCTTAGGTCCCGACTTACCCTGGGCAGATCAGCTTGACCCAGGAACCCTTAGTCAATCGGCGCACACGTTTCCCACGTGTGTATCGCTACTCATGCCTGCATTCTCACTCGTGAACCGTCCACAACTACCTTCCGGTGCTGCTTCACCCGGCACACGACGCTCCCCTACCCATCACAGTCCCCGTTAGGAGTATGTACTGCAATGACACGACTTCGGCGGTGTGCTTGAGCCCCGCTACATTGTCGGCGCGGAATCACTTGACCAGTGAGCTATTACGCACTCTTTCAAGGATGGCTGCTTCTAAGCCAACCTCCTGGTTGTCTCTGCGACTCCACATCCTTTCCCACTTAGCACACGCTTAGGGGCCTTAGTCGATGCTCTGGGCTGTTTCCCTCTCGACCATGGAGCTTATCCCCCACAGTCTCACTGCCGCGCTCTCACTTACCGGCATTCGGAGTTTGGCTAAGGTCAGTAACCCGGTAGGGCCCATCGCCTATCCAGTGCTCTACCTCCGGCAAGAAACACACGACGCTGCACCTAAATGCATTTCGGGGAGAACCAGCTATCACGGAGTTTGATTGGCCTTTCACCCCTAACCACAGGTCATCCCCCAGGTTTTCAACCCTGGTGGGTTCGGTCCTCCACGAAGTCTTACCTCCGCTTCAACCTGCCCATGGCTAGAT
Proteins encoded in this region:
- a CDS encoding carbonic anhydrase codes for the protein MHPDLTDGVRRFRRDVHPARAALFERLASSHRPGALFIGCSDARVVPELLTQCGPGELFVIRTAGNLVPVYGPAPDAVSSSIEYALAVLGVRDVIVCGHSGCGAMTALATGEDLTELPALDGWLHTAGPAGPRTAARDGGAEAAVTALVHDNVTVQLAHLATHPSVADALARDAVTLHGWTHDIRTGAVDVLDPRSGTFTPLA
- the cynR gene encoding transcriptional regulator CynR, which produces MALELRHLRYLLAVAEHANFTRAAEALHVSQPTLSQQVRQLERTLKVQLLDRTGRTVRLTDAGAAYAHYARSALRDLEAAERAVLDVRDLSRGTLRLATTPTFTAYLVGPLAGEFHTRHPGISLTLREMPQELMESALLADELDLGIAFSGPHLPGVTGTELFTESLSLVVGPTHPYAGRTAPLPIRSLRDHRLALLSADFATRLHIDTHFGEHGVRPDIAVEANSITTLTELIRRTPLATVLPDAITREQPGLHPVALSPALPARTVTLLYRETAYRSAASGAFARLAREWGREHGDGPGQG